The window GTCCTACTCCGGGAGGAAGATTTACGTCAGCGGCGTGCCGCACGAGGCCGACGCCGAGAAATTGAGAGCTCTGTTTGTGAAATTTGGGGAAATCGAGACCGGGCCAATGGGGTTCGATTCGCAGACTGGAAAATGCCGAGGGTTTGCTTTGTTCTTGTACAAGACTGTTGAGGGTGCCAAGAAGGCGCTTGAGGAGCCGGTGAAGGTTTTCGAAGGGCATCAATTGAACTGCCAGAAGGCCACTGAGGGTTCTAAGAACAAGAACAATGCGGCTGCGCCGGCACAGCAAACGCAGGCTCCGCCGCTGGCACCGGTGCCTGGTGCGCAGAATATGGCATTTTTCGGACAGTATGCGGGATTGAATCCGTTGTATGGTGGGATGATGACCAGTATGGGAGGTGCATTGGTTCCTGGGACTGGTAACCCGGCTATGATGGCCCGGCCTTTGAATCCGGGTTTACTTGCTGGGGCATTGAATACTGGTGTTTTTCCAGCTGGACAGTATGGTCAGGTTGGTGCTGGGGGGTTCGGTGGTGTGTCTAATGGTATGGGGAGTTTTGGCCCGGGAGGTTCGTTGCTTGGGGCATACGGGACTATTGCACCGCTTCCTACAATGCAGAGTCTGCAGCAAGTTTATCCAAGTTCACAGCCGGGGCAGACGGCTACAGTTAGGCCTCAGGGGACTGGTGGGTACCAGCCATATATGTGGTATGATAGTTTTGTGCAAATTTTTCTCCATATTGTTTATGTTTGCTTGGCTCTAGTATTGAGCACTTTTTTGGTAAAAAAATTCTTGTACTTTGATATATATGAATTTGAATTGTTCAGTTTAGTTACATGTAGTTGGGTTCTGACTTTTCTGTTTCCGGTGTTTAGAGCTTTAGGAAACATTATTTCATTTTTCAGAGGTACTCTAGCGCTACCATGATATCATAGATTGTCAAGATTAATGATTACTCTTTTAAGCTGGAATCTTCAAGTTACAAAATCTATGTATGTAAAGTCGTTAGCTAGTGAAAGTGGATGACTTTAGGGTAGGGGCAGATGAAATAATATCAGCATAGAGGAATCTCGTGTTGTCAAGATTAATGACTATTCTTTTAAGCTGGAATGTTCAAGTTACTAAATCTATGTATGTAAAGTTGTTAGCTAGTGAAAGTAGATGACTTTAGGGTAAGGGCAGATAAAATAATATCAACATAGAGGATGCCTGTGAAGGGCGTCGACAACAGATTAGATTAAAAGCCTTTATAATATTTAGATGCAACTCTTGTTCTATGAAATTAACCTCTTGTTATGGACCTTTTATACAGAAAGAAAATGCCCTCCAGTCTTGTATATGACCTTTATCAGCTTTTCGATTGTTTGTCATATCCAAGGTGTTACACTTTTCTGTTTGTATTAGAGGTTCTGTTTTTCCAGTTGCTTTCTTAAAAGTTTCCGTTATACTTCTTCTTGTACGTTTGATTTTGTAAACTATTTCTATATTCATACCTTTTCCATGTACTGTGAAGTTATGAATTTTCATTTCTGTATTTGTCTTGCTAATGGTTTTGTATTAGACGTGCTGTTTTTCATGTTGCTTTCTTAAAAGTTTCCGTTATACTTCTTTTCTTGTACGTTTGGTTTTGTAAACTATTTCTATATTCATACCTTTTCCATGTACTGTGAAGTTATAAATTTTATACTTCATTTCTGTCTTTTGTTCATTTTTCTTTTTGTTTTTGTTTTTATTATTCTATTCTTATGGGCCTAAATCAATGATTTTTACTTCTTCCATCCAATTCAGTTCAAGTTTGACTATTGTTCGTTGTTCTCTTGCTACTCATTTGAGCATGAGTGTTTTACTTGCTTTTCGGGTGTTGATGTTTAAAGTCTTAGGTGTATAGAAGCTTTAGGATGATAGTTCATGTAAAGGAAGTTTTTGTGTTTTTTGCTGTTACATTTTGGGCTGTATATTTGCAGAGTAAGTGTGGCTGAAGTTCAGGAGGGATGATCAATGACTCTTGGGGAATGTTATCTAAAGCTTGCTTTGGGTTGATCAGTTTTTCTGGAAGTTTTTCATAGGGAAGACTTTGGAATTGAATATAATTTTCTCACGCTCCATATCTTCCCCATGCTCGGCAACAACTTGATGGATGTTCCGTTTTTTCTTTTTTTCTTTTCTAGTCCATCAAATCTGTCAAGCTTTATCTTGTAAGAACTTTCAACATCTATTTTTACTTTTATGCTCAGATTTAACTTCCAGTGCATATCTTTTTAATATGGCCATCTTATTATCCTCTGTTTTTCCTTTTTTGAATATGTGCTTGACGATCTAATTTGTTTTCCGGTTCCGATATTAGATGAACGATTATCAAGACCATTGGCAGTTGATGAGGTCCTGATGTTTTTTGTAAACTCAGTTCTCCATTTTCAACGACTTTACATGAATTTCAATTGACATTACTGGCTTTTACATTACGGTAACTCCTTTTAGTACATGGGGAATTGAGGTGTTTTGAATTGATTTTTGTGGTTTTTTAAGGTTACTATATAATTTGCAAGTAATGTTTTATCCTAATCTGATGTGGGAAATGGAACTAGAAAAAAATTCTGATGGGATGACATGAGGTTTAATGTTTGTTACCAAGTTAATTATAGCAATCTTGTAAAAAGCAAAAAGGCTGACTCTTTGGAAGTTCTTAGTTATATTTTGTCACTTTTGTACTGGGAGCCCTTCTCTGAGATATATATATATAAGCCTTGGAAACTTTTTCCTGTGGCTTTAGGGTATGAAAAAGTCTACTTAGTTGATGGTGCAATGTATTTTGATATTTTTAATTATGGAATTAATGTTTGTTGCCTTTTGTTGACAAAATTCTTTAGCGGGCGTTAGGTTCTTTTTGCTACCATGGCAATCTGAATTATGATTTTCATCTTCTTTAATGCAATTGTTGAACTCTGCGGTTATTTAGTGTGGGGACATTCAACTATGCAAACTCAGTTTTTATAGATTTAGCATTATAAAGTTGCAGTATTTATTTTTTGGAGGTAAATAAGAGTCCCATGAATAATGCAAAAGGGAATGAGCTACTGATTCCTGTTTTTTTTTTCCAGAAGAAGCACCATTGTCTTCATGTTTTTGTTGCATTTGAGCGTATTTAATTTTTCTTACACGGACTCATTTCACGATTACTATCTTCATCTCTGTTTCATGGATCTTACTTATATAGTCTCATTTTGTTTACTATTTGACTTGTTTTACATGGGCCATTTATTTGAACATTTTTTCTTGTTTCTTTATTTTTTTAGTCTTCTTTTTCTTCTCCTTCTCCAAAGAGCTTTTCAAAAATGTGCCAATTCAGGCAATATGCCTTAAGCCCTTAATGTATTTTTATATCTCAGAAGGGATTTACTAAACGAATATGAGAGGCTCCTATGTGTCCTATCTGTTCCCAGTATTAAGTAAAGTAATTCATTAAGTTGATCGTGACACGTGTAGAGTTGTTTCTTGAAACAACTTTTGGTCAGCTAGACAAACTATTTCATCTAGTCTTTCGAGGACCCTATGGCCTATTTGAACCCTTAGTTGCTAGATTTTCAGGTGGGAGACGATGAGTATTTGATAGGTATCAAGAGAGAATATTAGCCAGTTAGATTTTGATGGGGGTTTTAACTCTTATTTGCATACCCATCATTCAGTGTACACTTGATTGAGAACTTACTCATACAGAGCTGCTAGCCGGTTTCACTTGCAAGACGAGGGAGAATCTTGCAGGCTAGTTTAGTTGTTTCTTTTCTATACGCACCTCAGTTTATTTTAGTAGCTTTACATTTCTTGTGTAATCCTTGGTGCAACTGTGCAAGGGTTGTCACATTGGCCATGATCTTAGCAATCTGGCTCACTCCCCTGCTTCTCATGCTCTGTAAGTTTGAAGAATAGCTCAGGTGCTGTTTGTTTTATATCAGGATGATTATTGGTACTATTTAGTCAAGAATCATATAGCGGAAATGATAAGCAATTGATGTTGTCAAAGATTATCAGGAAAATAGACGATTATAGATATATAATGAAATTACGAAACTAATAATGTTAAAGAGGGAAAGCTTGATAGGCTTCCTCGTATATGACATATCACTATCAGAACATAGATACTGTCTATAACTCTCTGATCAACAAGTTCTGCAAACAAGCAATTTTATTGAGCAGATATAAGGGTGCTGTTACTACTATTGTTTTCCTTGTAATATCTTTTCGCCAATGCAGAAACCCGATACGTCAATTCCCAGTATTCGCCCATGCTTGGATCTTCTCTCAGTGCCCAGTAAGATTCGATCGTTGAATCCCCATCAAGTACATAGCTGTAAGTAACGTATAAAAAGTTATGTATACCTCAGCCTTTTCTTTTGCAAATGTAAAATTATGATAATGATGATGGAATTAGCTAGCATATATACATGTAAGAGAGAAATGAGAGTGATCAGCTTACTCAGAACACTCAAAGTCACACGGGATAGGTACCGGCGGAAGCTTCACAGAAACGTCACAGCTGGTGAACAGACGACCAAGTACAGTTAAGTTGAGAGGCCCTGCTGTTTGTAAAAGCTTGAAACACACACATAAGTTCATCTGCGCTATTTTATCGCCCAGGGGCGCCACAGCGTTACAGCAAGCTGGTGTAGGCTTCCAAAGATCATCCAACGGAAGGCAAGGATGTATCAACCCCAAGGTAGTTTCACATATCTCATGTTTAGGAGGATGAATGGCGGACGAAGAAACCCCGAGGAGGAGTATCACAATGGTTATCATGTTGGATAGAGGAAATCTCATTTCTAATGGCTTGCGCACAAACTAAGATAGTAATGTTGGCGTTGGTTTTTGCTGTAAGTTTAGACATATATATAGAAGATAGAAATGTAGTATGTAATTTCATGTTGAATGAGTCTGATTAACCTAACCAGCAATCATGGGAATCTGATGCTGCCCCATACTACTCATGCCTCAGATTTTTCCAACAGTATGTTTCTGGGAAAATTGGACACGAGGAACAAGTGAATAAAAAAACCACGCCGTTTCTGCCAAGCAACGCACAGTGGAGTTGCTACCAATGTTGTACTCCATAACCCTAAAGAAAACTACAACCTTGAAATGGATTTGGTATGCCTCAAATGGATTTGGGTTGTCATCTACATGATGCACACAGTTACCAATCTTCACTTGAACAACAAGACAGCTTTCTTGAGCACTTGCTGCAAGCAAAATGAAATTAATGAAATTACCATCAAATCAATGATAAAGGATAAAATGTAGAGACAAAGAGAGATAGCAAGAGAATCATCATCTTATTCATTGATAGTAGTCATTTATATAGAGAATTACACAATACCAATATGGTAATGATAATGAATACATAGATATAGTCAAACTACATATCTTATTAGCATAAGACCCAGGCACATATAAAGAATATATAGAAAGATACAGAATATCCTAGAGCACTCCCCCTTGTGCCGCTCGCTGATATGCCAATGGTGCTGATCTGTTGCCTTGTCAAAAACCTTGTCAAGTCACGAAAACCCTGTGGGAGAAAAACTAAACCTTGATCGTAGGAGAAAAAGAGTACAACACACCCTTCACATTTGATAGGGACATGTATGTATGTGCTAGACTTCCCCTGAAGTTCGCACCTCCCCCCGATCTTTACATCAATCATAGGGCTTTTCCTGATTTTTACTAATCACGGAAGTTTCAACTTAGCATGTCAATGCTCTTTAACATGTTTTCAAATGTGGCATTGGGCAATGATTATCTAGATCATGCCGTATTGTCCTCAAACATGATCTTTTGCACTTAGATCTTGAGGAGAAGGTTGTTTGTGAACTCATGATAAGACGTATTTGCACACGCATCAATTAACCCTGTCAACAAATCAATCGTAGTATAAAGCAAGCAGGGATCGTTCTAAACCGGGGATCCAACTACAGGGTAGATCCATCTAATCTAATATAAGTGTCAAAATAAGCACATAGGTTTAAAGGTTTTATGATTTCGGAAAAGACAAGAATAATAAATCCTAAATTACTTCTATACATATATACATGTGATCAACCAACATTCATGCAAACTCAACCAAACAACCATGCAAGAATAAAGAAGACGATTTCTAATCTCATTTAAGTCTACACCGTGAGCAAATATACAACCTAAATTTGATATGCACATAAGTTCCTACGTGGTTCCTATGACATAGACCAACTTAGAATTAGACTACGGGTTTCATTCAACATCGCGACACAACAAGCTCGGCTACATGCTCTACTTATTGGGCACACACATAAACTAATCATGCAATTACGTATCACATAAAGAATTTGATGTGTTTAAGCACAAGTCCAAATCAAACATAGGTAGAAAATCGGTGAAAAACAAAGACAATGCAACTTTATCAACTACGTGTATCAAAGTCGAACTTTGGATGATTAACACATGCAATATCANNNNNNNNNNNNNNNNNNNNNNNNNNNNNNNNNNNNNNNNNNNNNNNNNNNNNNNNNNNNNNNNNNNNNNNNNNNNNNNNNNNNNNNNNNNNNNNNNNNNNNNNNNNNNNNNNNNNNNNNNNNNNNNNNNNNNNNNNNNNNNNNNNNNNNNNNNNNNNNNNNAAATTGTAAACTTTAATTCATAACATGGCTCAAAAGTACTTCTATCTCATAGACAAGAATCGAAACATACTTAAGCAAATACCTAAAGCAAACAAAAACAAGAACAAACACATAGCAATCCGAAAATAGAAGATGAAATACACTCTCAAAATATCCCTACTTGTTCTATTCTTCGAGTGCGCGGAGTCCTAGGCTACTTGCTTTGGACGAATGCTGAAGGTGGGATCGGATTGTGGTGTTTGGAGGTTGATGGAGTTTCGGCAAAGGCTTTGGTGTTATTTGCACGGGTTGATGATCATCTTCTGTCCTTGAAGTCGTGCTTTATATAGAGGAAAAACCCTAGAGAAGTCGGCCACAAAGCCTAAACCAAATTGGTTTAGGATTCCTAGTTTTTCTCCCTTTCGGCAGAATGACCTCCGTCTGATGATTGCGTCATAACTCCCTCTAGAAAACAGATATTGAGGTGATTCCAATTGATTTAGAAACTAGACTCCCGTAGCTCTCTATCCATATCTGGCACGTTTTTCTGATTCATTGTGAGCTGTCCTGGAGAGTCCGTTGAAGTTGACAGACGTGCACAGGAATTCTCCCGATTTAATCCGGATTTTCAAGGGCTTGGATATTCTTGAAATTCTGCCGAATTTAGATCTTCTTCTCCATATTGGACTTGGTTTGGACCTCTCCTTCATGGACTAGGCTTCGAGGAAAGATGGAATCTTGATCAAGACAGGAATCCTGAGTAAACAAGGGTTTCCAACACTTAGCACAATTTCAACACCAAATTATTCAAATCCGAAAATACTATGTATTCTAATACTAAAAACTACATATTTCTAAATTAAGCAATTATTCTACACTAAACATAAATATAAAGCTAAAACAACTAAATAGGAGTTAACAAAGGGTAAATAAAGGGTATAAACATATTAAGAACGTCACACTTTGTGCTCCTATCAACTCAAAACATAAGTTCGTGCAGGAAATCAGATTTCCGCACAGCATGACCTTCAGTTACTAGAACAGCCGTAACTTCCTGTAGGAAATACATATGAACGAACCGTAAACGGTTTTGAAAACTAGACTCATTTAGCTTTCCAACCGTATATTACACACATTCTGGTTCATCAGGAGCTGTTCACAAAGTCCAGTCGAAGTTGACTGACTGTTTTGGCAAAATCAGATTCTCGGACAGATTCGTCCTACTTTACGAAGACAGCCATAACTCACTCAATATGATAGCTATGATCAAATGGTTGGTGAGTAGACACATAGACCTTTCCAATGGTACCATTTTCACCATTTTCCAGTGAGTGACGTTTCCTGTAGGTCCTATGGAAGTTGACCTACGAAACTTGGCTGATTCTGATTTCGCTTTTGATGTGTCTTTCTTATGTAGGGATAGAATAAGCCTCAACATTTCATACCATTAAATATTGAAAAATGAGTTACTGCCATTACATTAGCATTGCGTGGGCGCATAGATACACTTAGCTTTACAACTTTTCATAGCGAATGAGATGTCAAGTCTTTCGTATTGCGTCTTATTGTACTTAGATGGGAACTCCATCTCTTAACACATATTTGTCATCTTTCTTAGACAAAACAACGGATCTCTCTTTAGAGCAAAGACTTTGACTAATCATGGGAGTATATGTAGGTCTCACTAGTTATAGAGCGTCTAAACCAATTGATGGAAAATCATCATCAATACAGTCATCGAGTGCCTTATCGAGACCGTGTCTTCCTAAGATCTTTTTCTTCAGATGTTGATACATATTGGCATCTCTTGATCCATCAAGAGTCCATGTAAATCCAGAATGAATACGCAAAGACATAATTCACCATATCCCTTCCCAATCAAGTAGAGTCCATGTGCATTTCAATACATTTAGCAAACGCGTGCTCTTGTGGTCTGGAGCCACTTGATTCAGATGAATGAAATCTGTTTAAGACCTTCATGTATATCTTTGATCCCATAGAGATGTTATTATGACCACATTCATAGGTTGCAGGTTCAGTTATTCAGAAACTACCAAACTGACAAAGTAGTTACGAGAGCATATCTCATCGTAGTCGATCCCAGTGCGTGTTAGTGAGAGACCTTGCGCCATAAGGTTAGTCTAAACTCTTGTTCTCACTACGCTATCTAATAAAGACATAGTTGATAGGGTTTAGCTTGCGGTGTCGGCATCACCTGCCCAAGGACCTATCTTTTTGTTAATGTTAGATCGCATCTTTCCATTAGGCCAATCAATCCATCAACAAAGGGTGGTTTGATAGTGGACTCATTATCCCACGTCCTCGTGTACACTAGTGTAATACTTGTAGAGATCTCTATATGGATTGGATTTGACATTGAGGCGTCCCCCAACGATAATCACAATTCAGACTTCATGAGACGGATTTGAGTATCACTGATCAATGGATCAGGTTGTGCCAAGCTCGCTTTCTTCCTAGTGCCAAGCTCGCTTTCTTCCTAGTGCCAAGCTCCCTTTCTTCCTAGTGCGAGAATATATCGAACCTAAGGGCCTCCCTCCTTTTGGGGAGCCACACGGCCTTGTGACACCAATTTTGCCACTATATCACCATCCATGGTGATGGCGTCAAGACCAACACCTTTTGGTCGCGCCATGTCCTTTTGTAAGACATCAATCCTTGCAGACATATTTGCAGCATGTGATCTCGTCACTTTAACACTTTAAGCATTTGGAATCAAGATGAGACTTAGTGGGGACAAACCACGATAATTCACGTCGTTCCACTTGAACACTTGTGTTCTTATCTCCCCCTAACGGCGGGAATATTGTCTCATCAAAATGACCATCCGCAATATAGCGGTGAAAAAGATCGCCTGACAAGGTTTCTACATATGCGGATTATAGGTGGAGGTTCACATCCAACCTAAATACTTATTCATCTCAAATGACCCATCATTGTGCGTAGTGGCAGTGCGATTTGGCACTTAGAATAAACATTTAGTTGAGCTCAAAGATTGGAGATCCGTTTCAATCTTGCCGAGCTCAAGGATTGCAATTTCGTGTCAATCTTGGTACACAGTCACGAGCTGTAGTACAACAATATTCAATGATGGTGGGTCATAGATGAATAGTAAAGCTGCATGCAAATATTGCATAGCCCCAAGACGCAATAGAAAAATTTGGTGCACATCAATAATATTCGAGCGACAAGTTAAAGTTGCTTGGTCGTAGCCTCGGTGAGACCGTATTGCGTGTGAACATGAGGTACATGACACTCCAACTTACGCCCCGATAAACTTCTTTAAAGAATGGGTAGTGAGCCCGTAGAAATATAAGTAGCATAAACAGTAGATAATAGTATACATGTGACCAATGTGTTAACACTTCAACCAACACCATAAAGCATAAAAAGGTGTCCGCAAGTTGGTTGTATATATCTACATAGTTTGATGTAAGAATAGAATGTTCACTTTTATGTCATTTTAGCGTAGGAGGGTCTCACTCCTAATTTAGCTAAAGAATGAGCTTTCAAAACGAGCAATGAGCATTGCAGGGGGCCAATGAGACATCGAGGGAAGGCCGGTGCACCTTAATTATTTGAGGAATTGACCGGACGGCCTCCGGGAAGTTGGAGCCGTGTTCGGGTGACATCAATGTCCCCCAAGTCACCACCATGCTACATGGTGATGCTAGATCCCGAATATCTTCATTTTGGGCGGAAGAATGGATGTCTATGAGAATTTCTCAAGATTTGGACCATTATGTCTCTTCCAGGATGACCGATTTGGTTAAACCAAAACCTATATGAGTCGGTGTCCCAAATATCATGTTTGGAGACAACATGTGATTCGATATTCGAATCATAGTGACATACAGTCAACTAGATTGACTCATAAACTTCTCTACGATGTATTTCAGTCTGCATTCATGAGAAGGTATACACAAAAGAATTCTTGTTCATTCTCACAATGTGTTTTCAAATGAAAACTATTAGCATGAATGTCTTTAAAGCTCAACATGGTTCGGTTGCCTCTCAATGCATAGAGAGCATCTGTGATGTTGATCATGGTGCCATGAGGCATCAAGATTCAAGCTAAACTGCATCCCTGAATGACCGGTATGATTCAATCATTGTAGTCATTGAAGATTTATAAGGCATAAAATCCAGAGATAGTTGTCAGTTCCTTAGAATGTTGTGGATAGTTCCACTATTTGCGAGGCACTCAATGTCTCTATAAGACAAATCTACAAAATGGAGTAGATAACAGAGTAAATAGTTCCACTTAAACCATTTAGAATGATCGAAAGAAGCTACGAAAAACTGCAATCCCGAGAGTGCATAAAAATTTCCGCGCAGAATGACCTTTTCACACTAACACAGCCATAACTTCTTCGTTAAAATAGATATGGATGAACCGTGAGAATTTCTGAAAACTAGACTCGTAGAGCTTTCCAATGATATAAAGCTCACTGTCTGGTTCATTTGGAGCTGTTCACAAAGCTTAAATGAAGTTGACTGTCTAGAAAGGACAGATTACTGTTTTTCGCAGAATTGGCATGTACGAAGCTACGAAGCTTGCAAGTGGCGTGTAGGCTTTTGCCTTAGCCAAAAGTGACGTGTGTATGATCAAAACCAAGTCCTTTTGATCGTTCTAAGGTCGTAAACTTCATGACTAG of the Fragaria vesca subsp. vesca linkage group LG6, FraVesHawaii_1.0, whole genome shotgun sequence genome contains:
- the LOC101293328 gene encoding ELAV-like protein 1-like, with the protein product MAKLQTSKKRRLVKTADKTPKLEPQPPQSEQNNDEEEVDLRHKQPQTGSGSGSDSDSDSDPSESLFQLLEPYSKEQLISLITSAASTDSSLRKRIRRAADADVSHRKIFVHGLGWDTTREVLVSAFEPFGEVEDSNLVMDKLTGKAKGYGFVLFKTRRAALKALREPKKTIGNRCASCQLASVGPGTNTNTAAPSGQSESYSGRKIYVSGVPHEADAEKLRALFVKFGEIETGPMGFDSQTGKCRGFALFLYKTVEGAKKALEEPVKVFEGHQLNCQKATEGSKNKNNAAAPAQQTQAPPLAPVPGAQNMAFFGQYAGLNPLYGGMMTSMGGALVPGTGNPAMMARPLNPGLLAGALNTGVFPAGQYGQVGAGGFGGVSNGMGSFGPGGSLLGAYGTIAPLPTMQSLQQVYPSSQPGQTATVRPQGTGGYQPYM